One Phocaeicola dorei genomic region harbors:
- a CDS encoding ABC transporter permease, translated as MRIDLDRWEEIFITITRNKTRSLLTAFGVFWGIFMLVALMGGGQGLQDMMSANFKGFATNSVFFGSNKTSEAYKGFRKGRYWDMEFNDVERIRQAVPEVEVITPNISRWGSTAIFGDKKSSCAVRGLQPDYEKIEAQNITMGRFINDVDILENRKVCTIGKRVYDELFPQGGNPCGQYLRVDGIYYQIVGVSLSTSNMNINAGTEDSVTLPFTTMQKAYNFGKRIDLVCITVKPGVTVTSIADKIEQVIKKAHYIHPDDKQAVIMVNAEAMFSMIDNLFTGIKILAWMVGLGTLLAGAIGVSNIMMVTVKERTTEIGIRRAIGARPKDILNQILSESMVLTTFAGLMGISFGVLILQGLEVGTAASGTEAHFQISFWMAVGACILLMVLGMLAGLAPAYRAMAIKPIEAIRDE; from the coding sequence ATGAGAATAGATTTAGACAGGTGGGAAGAAATATTCATCACCATTACCAGAAACAAGACACGTAGCCTATTGACCGCTTTTGGTGTTTTTTGGGGCATATTCATGCTGGTGGCCCTTATGGGGGGTGGCCAAGGACTACAAGATATGATGTCGGCCAACTTTAAAGGATTCGCCACCAATTCCGTTTTTTTCGGAAGTAATAAAACCAGTGAAGCCTATAAAGGATTTAGAAAAGGACGTTATTGGGATATGGAATTTAACGATGTGGAACGTATCCGCCAAGCCGTACCGGAAGTAGAAGTTATCACTCCCAATATCAGCCGATGGGGCTCTACTGCTATTTTCGGAGACAAGAAAAGCTCCTGTGCCGTCAGAGGATTGCAGCCTGATTATGAAAAGATAGAAGCTCAAAATATTACAATGGGGCGCTTTATCAATGACGTAGACATACTGGAAAACCGGAAAGTCTGTACCATAGGAAAACGTGTATACGACGAACTGTTTCCCCAAGGAGGAAACCCATGCGGACAATATTTGCGTGTGGATGGTATTTATTATCAGATTGTAGGTGTTAGCTTATCAACCAGTAACATGAATATCAATGCCGGAACAGAGGATAGTGTAACTCTTCCATTTACTACCATGCAAAAAGCATACAACTTTGGAAAGCGCATTGATTTAGTCTGTATTACCGTAAAACCGGGAGTAACTGTTACCAGTATAGCCGACAAAATAGAACAAGTAATCAAGAAAGCGCACTATATCCACCCGGACGACAAACAAGCGGTGATCATGGTCAATGCAGAAGCAATGTTCAGCATGATTGACAATCTGTTCACAGGCATCAAAATTTTGGCATGGATGGTAGGTTTGGGAACATTACTGGCAGGAGCTATCGGAGTAAGCAATATTATGATGGTTACCGTGAAAGAACGTACAACCGAAATCGGCATCCGCCGAGCCATTGGCGCACGCCCTAAAGATATTCTAAACCAAATTCTTTCTGAAAGCATGGTATTGACAACTTTTGCAGGGTTAATGGGGATTAGTTTCGGAGTCTTGATCTTACAAGGATTAGAAGTAGGAACGGCAGCTTCGGGTACAGAGGCTCATTTTCAAATCAGCTTCTGGATGGCCGTCGGGGCTTGCATTTTATTGATGGTCTTAGGTATGCTGGCCGGATTAGCACCGGCCTATCGCGCTATGGCCATCAAACCAATTGAGGCTATAAGAGACGAATAA
- a CDS encoding efflux RND transporter periplasmic adaptor subunit, with protein MKKYVKIALLVIVALIFIGTFVFLYQKSQPKASVYTILNAEITDLKKTTVATGKIEPRDEILIKPQISGIIDEVYKEAGQKIKKGEVIAKVKVIPELGQLNSAESRVRLAEINARQGETDFARMKKLFESKLISSEEYEKSEVAVKQAREELQTAKDNLEIVKEGITKNKASFSSTLIRSTIDGLILDVPVKAGNSVIMSNTFNDGTTIATVANMNDLIFRGNIDETEVGRIHEGMPVKITLGALQNMEFDAQLEYISPKGVEENGANQFEIKAAITVPDSITIRSGYSANAEIVLARASKVLAVPESTVEFKNDSTFIYVLTDSVPSQKFSRRAVITGMSDGIQIEIKNGLNVNEKVRGAEKK; from the coding sequence ATGAAAAAGTATGTAAAAATTGCACTATTAGTCATCGTTGCACTGATATTCATCGGAACATTTGTATTTCTCTATCAAAAATCACAACCCAAAGCCAGCGTGTATACTATATTAAACGCAGAAATCACCGATCTGAAAAAGACCACTGTAGCTACTGGAAAAATAGAACCACGTGACGAGATTCTGATTAAGCCACAGATTTCAGGTATCATTGACGAGGTATATAAGGAAGCCGGACAAAAAATAAAGAAAGGAGAAGTGATTGCCAAAGTAAAGGTGATCCCCGAACTGGGACAACTAAACTCAGCAGAAAGCCGTGTAAGGCTGGCAGAAATCAATGCCAGACAAGGGGAAACGGACTTTGCCCGCATGAAAAAACTGTTCGAAAGCAAACTTATCAGCAGTGAAGAATACGAAAAGAGTGAAGTAGCTGTAAAACAAGCACGTGAAGAATTACAAACAGCCAAAGACAATCTGGAAATAGTCAAAGAAGGTATCACTAAAAACAAAGCTTCATTCAGTAGTACCCTTATCCGATCTACTATTGACGGATTGATTTTAGATGTGCCCGTAAAAGCCGGTAACTCCGTCATAATGAGCAACACATTCAATGACGGAACCACTATCGCCACCGTAGCTAACATGAATGATCTGATTTTCCGCGGCAATATTGATGAAACGGAAGTAGGACGCATACACGAAGGCATGCCGGTAAAAATAACTTTAGGAGCCTTACAAAACATGGAATTTGATGCACAACTAGAATATATATCCCCCAAAGGTGTAGAAGAAAATGGTGCTAACCAATTTGAGATCAAAGCAGCCATCACAGTCCCCGACAGTATTACCATCCGTTCCGGATATAGCGCAAATGCGGAAATCGTTCTGGCACGTGCCAGCAAGGTACTGGCAGTACCCGAAAGTACTGTTGAGTTTAAAAACGACTCTACTTTTATATACGTATTGACAGATAGTGTACCTTCACAGAAATTCAGCCGTCGTGCCGTTATTACAGGTATGAGTGACGGTATCCAGATTGAAATAAAGAACGGTCTGAATGTCAATGAAAAAGTACGCGGAGCAGAAAAGAAATAA
- a CDS encoding TolC family protein: MKKQIIIALATLTALPVVSQEKWDLRKCIDYAIEHNLSIKQQEAARDQNAVDLNTAKYSRLPNLNGNVGQSFNFGRALQADNTYGDRNTKNTNFSLSTSIPLFTGLRIPNNIALSKLNLKAATEDLNKAKEDISISVTSAYLQILFNEELAKVAHNQVELSREQLELKEAYFKNGKASEAEVYEARARVAQDEMSAVQADNNYQLALLELSQLLELPTPDGFGVVSPRVEDDFTLLSLPEDIYAQAVLNKPSIKAAQFRLEGAAKNIRIAQSSWYPQLNFSAGIGTNYYNISGVENASFSSQWHQNFNKYLQFSLSIPLFNRFDTRNKVKNARIQRTALSWKLEESKKALFKEIQQAYYNAVAAESKYKSSNTATDASEASFRLMSEKYANGKANATEYNEARTNWMKAVSDMLQAKYDYLFRTKILDFYKGVPLTLE; the protein is encoded by the coding sequence ATGAAGAAACAAATCATTATAGCCTTGGCCACCCTGACTGCATTACCGGTCGTTTCCCAAGAAAAATGGGATTTACGTAAATGCATTGATTATGCTATAGAACACAACCTGAGTATCAAGCAACAGGAAGCTGCAAGAGATCAGAATGCAGTGGATTTGAATACTGCTAAATACAGCCGGCTGCCTAATCTGAACGGTAATGTGGGCCAGTCATTTAACTTCGGCCGTGCCTTGCAGGCAGACAATACGTACGGCGACCGTAATACCAAAAACACCAACTTCTCACTCAGTACCAGTATTCCTTTATTTACAGGATTGCGGATACCGAACAACATCGCTCTCAGCAAACTGAACCTGAAAGCAGCTACAGAAGACTTGAACAAGGCCAAAGAAGATATCAGCATTTCTGTCACCTCTGCCTATCTACAAATTCTTTTTAATGAAGAATTGGCAAAAGTAGCTCACAACCAAGTAGAGTTAAGCCGGGAACAGCTGGAATTGAAAGAAGCCTATTTCAAAAATGGGAAAGCATCTGAAGCCGAAGTCTATGAAGCCCGCGCACGCGTCGCACAAGACGAAATGTCAGCAGTACAGGCTGACAATAACTATCAGTTAGCTTTGTTAGAACTGAGCCAGCTGTTGGAACTTCCTACTCCTGACGGATTTGGAGTAGTATCTCCCCGTGTAGAGGATGATTTTACTCTGCTTTCACTTCCCGAAGATATCTATGCACAAGCTGTTCTGAACAAACCAAGTATTAAAGCAGCCCAATTTCGTCTGGAAGGTGCGGCCAAAAATATCCGTATTGCCCAAAGTTCCTGGTATCCGCAATTAAACTTCAGTGCAGGTATAGGAACAAACTACTATAATATTTCAGGAGTAGAAAATGCTTCATTCAGCAGTCAGTGGCATCAAAATTTTAATAAATACCTGCAATTCTCACTCAGCATTCCGTTGTTCAACCGTTTTGACACACGAAATAAAGTAAAGAACGCACGCATCCAGCGCACTGCTTTATCATGGAAGTTGGAAGAAAGCAAAAAGGCTCTTTTCAAAGAAATACAGCAAGCATACTATAATGCAGTAGCTGCCGAAAGCAAATATAAAAGCAGTAATACAGCTACGGATGCTTCTGAGGCTTCCTTCCGTCTGATGAGCGAAAAATATGCCAATGGTAAAGCCAACGCTACTGAATACAATGAGGCTCGTACCAATTGGATGAAAGCCGTTTCGGATATGCTTCAAGCAAAATATGATTATCTGTTCCGTACCAAAATTCTGGATTTCTACAAAGGAGTTCCTCTTACTTTAGAATAA
- a CDS encoding S1 RNA-binding domain-containing protein: MNVKLGKYNQLEVVKEVDFGVYLDGGDDGEILLPTRYVPEGCKPGDVLNVFLYLDNEERLIATTLQPLVQVDEFACLEVAWVNEFGAFLNWGLMKDLFVPFREQKMKMQKGRKYIIHAHIDEDSYRIMASAKVEHYLSKEHPDYRLGQEVDILIWQKTDLGFKAIVENKFSGLLYDNEIFQPLEAGMRLKAYVKQVREDGKIDLVLQKLGAKKVDDFSEVLLQYIKDHEGFTPLNDKSAAEDIYDAFGVSKKTFKKAVGDLYKKRLVVLEAEGIRLT, encoded by the coding sequence ATGAACGTAAAACTGGGAAAATACAACCAGCTGGAGGTTGTAAAAGAAGTAGACTTTGGTGTCTATTTAGATGGAGGCGATGACGGAGAGATTTTATTGCCTACGCGTTATGTGCCCGAAGGCTGTAAGCCTGGCGATGTGCTGAATGTCTTTCTTTACCTCGACAATGAGGAAAGGTTGATAGCTACCACTTTACAGCCATTGGTGCAGGTGGACGAGTTTGCCTGTTTGGAAGTGGCATGGGTTAATGAGTTTGGTGCGTTTTTGAATTGGGGATTAATGAAAGACCTTTTTGTACCTTTCCGTGAACAAAAGATGAAAATGCAGAAAGGGAGAAAGTATATAATACACGCACATATAGACGAAGATAGTTACCGCATTATGGCATCTGCTAAAGTGGAGCATTATCTTTCTAAAGAACATCCCGATTATCGGCTGGGGCAGGAAGTGGATATCCTGATATGGCAGAAAACAGATTTGGGATTTAAAGCTATTGTGGAAAATAAGTTCAGTGGTTTGCTTTACGATAATGAGATTTTCCAACCTTTAGAAGCCGGTATGCGGCTGAAGGCTTATGTAAAGCAGGTGCGTGAGGATGGCAAGATAGATTTGGTTCTGCAAAAGTTAGGCGCAAAGAAGGTGGATGATTTTTCAGAAGTGTTATTACAATATATTAAAGATCATGAAGGTTTCACTCCATTGAATGATAAAAGTGCTGCAGAGGATATCTATGATGCTTTTGGTGTCAGTAAAAAAACTTTCAAAAAAGCGGTGGGGGATTTATATAAAAAACGTCTGGTTGTTTTAGAAGCTGAGGGGATACGCCTTACTTAG
- a CDS encoding iron-containing alcohol dehydrogenase, whose amino-acid sequence MDNFIFYNPTRLIFGKGMIAQLSQQIPANKRIMITFGGGSVKTNGVYEQVIQALEGRDYTEFWGIESNPDISTLKKAIESGKEKNIDFLLAVGGGSVIDGTKLISAGIPYDGDAWELVKKGSAQNTIPLGTVLTIPATGSEMNNGAVISCRETHEKYPFFSSHPVFSILDPTVTFSLPDYQIACGLADTFVHVMEQYMTKTNESYLMDRWSESILRTLVQIAPQIKENKQDYHLMSEFMMSATMALNGFIAMGVSEDWATHMIGHELTALHGMTHGQTLAIVFPGTLRTLADKKRDKILQYGERIWGVTSGVPSVRVSLTIEKTEEFFRNLGLKTRLDEAGIGDDTIEEIVRRFNERGAAYGEDGDVTGEVARRILQNCKSKKETTDTGGTSMKTVILTSFKSDVRAHMLQDLLKNEGIESMLQGEYTAQVLAYIPGMEIKVLVFEKDYAQAFEILKASFPEKV is encoded by the coding sequence ATGGATAATTTTATCTTTTACAATCCTACACGCCTCATCTTTGGCAAAGGCATGATTGCCCAATTGTCCCAACAGATACCGGCCAACAAGAGAATCATGATCACTTTCGGAGGTGGCAGTGTAAAAACAAATGGAGTCTATGAACAAGTAATCCAAGCCCTTGAAGGACGTGATTACACGGAGTTTTGGGGAATAGAATCAAATCCTGATATATCTACCCTGAAAAAAGCTATAGAATCAGGCAAAGAAAAAAACATCGACTTCCTGCTGGCAGTAGGTGGCGGCTCAGTTATAGACGGTACCAAGTTGATTTCCGCTGGTATTCCCTACGACGGAGATGCCTGGGAACTAGTTAAAAAAGGCAGTGCACAAAATACTATTCCTTTAGGAACTGTGCTAACTATTCCCGCCACAGGTTCAGAAATGAATAACGGAGCTGTAATTTCATGCCGTGAAACTCATGAAAAATATCCATTTTTCTCCTCTCATCCTGTATTTTCTATCCTAGATCCGACAGTAACTTTCTCATTGCCCGACTATCAGATAGCTTGCGGACTGGCAGACACTTTTGTACACGTCATGGAACAATACATGACCAAAACAAACGAATCTTATCTAATGGACCGCTGGAGCGAAAGCATCCTTCGTACATTGGTACAAATCGCTCCGCAAATCAAAGAAAACAAACAGGATTATCACTTGATGAGTGAATTTATGATGTCCGCCACTATGGCTTTGAACGGTTTCATTGCTATGGGAGTATCCGAAGACTGGGCCACCCACATGATAGGGCATGAGCTGACTGCATTACATGGCATGACACACGGCCAGACACTGGCTATCGTATTTCCCGGAACTCTACGGACACTCGCCGACAAAAAGCGTGACAAAATACTACAATATGGCGAACGTATCTGGGGGGTTACTTCAGGAGTTCCCAGTGTACGAGTATCGCTAACCATAGAAAAGACTGAAGAATTCTTTAGAAATTTAGGACTTAAGACCCGTTTGGATGAAGCAGGAATAGGCGATGATACCATCGAAGAAATAGTACGCCGGTTCAATGAGAGAGGCGCAGCATACGGAGAGGACGGTGATGTAACTGGAGAAGTGGCACGCCGGATTCTGCAAAACTGTAAATCGAAAAAAGAAACAACTGATACAGGAGGAACGAGTATGAAAACAGTTATTCTTACTTCTTTCAAAAGTGATGTCCGAGCACACATGTTACAGGATCTTCTAAAAAATGAAGGTATAGAATCCATGTTGCAGGGAGAGTATACAGCCCAAGTTTTGGCTTATATTCCGGGAATGGAAATAAAGGTTCTAGTCTTCGAAAAAGATTATGCCCAGGCATTTGAAATCCTGAAAGCCAGTTTTCCCGAGAAAGTATAA
- a CDS encoding FimB/Mfa2 family fimbrial subunit: protein MRKFLFLPLLALLASCGKDEDYDRSNPKPEEMVTPALYATIQQNTTDLYNGPLEVLPCRPDGSIYVGNYTSTGNQTPVPAYYSIENGIGKSKNSPLRLPAGTYNIIYWGYPTFFNTTDAALSDPTLILGEKLLDTSLGLRKVPVDTVYYPVHDLVFGTQEINIGQDDLQAHLIRATAALGVITTETNGNAFSESIDSMWIYISNIYSNLNYFSAQPEGTVKTIRFGLIPNADRKEFSNKFVSVFPSQPNPMIQVFVQMKNGDLKHYQQKLTTQLSAGTKTTVNLSMDGVLLEEGGTGGFQVDQWKEQNDSIHIPLN, encoded by the coding sequence ATGAGAAAGTTTTTATTTTTACCTTTACTGGCACTGCTAGCTTCGTGCGGTAAAGATGAGGATTATGACAGAAGCAATCCCAAACCTGAAGAGATGGTGACTCCCGCCTTATATGCCACCATTCAACAAAATACGACCGATCTTTATAACGGTCCTTTGGAAGTATTACCTTGCCGGCCTGATGGCAGTATTTATGTAGGAAATTACACATCAACCGGAAATCAGACCCCTGTCCCCGCATATTATTCCATAGAAAACGGAATAGGAAAATCTAAAAATTCCCCTCTAAGACTGCCCGCAGGCACCTATAATATCATTTATTGGGGATATCCCACCTTTTTCAATACTACAGACGCCGCACTGAGCGACCCTACCCTAATTTTAGGAGAAAAATTACTCGACACTTCATTAGGATTACGAAAAGTCCCCGTAGATACTGTTTACTATCCTGTACACGATTTAGTATTCGGCACACAAGAGATCAATATCGGTCAAGATGACCTTCAAGCGCATCTCATTCGTGCTACCGCCGCATTAGGAGTAATCACTACCGAAACAAACGGTAACGCTTTCAGCGAAAGCATAGACTCTATGTGGATTTATATCAGCAATATCTATAGTAATCTGAATTATTTCTCCGCCCAACCGGAAGGAACTGTCAAAACCATACGTTTCGGGTTGATCCCTAACGCAGATCGAAAAGAATTCAGCAATAAATTTGTATCTGTATTCCCATCCCAGCCAAATCCAATGATCCAAGTCTTCGTGCAAATGAAAAACGGAGATTTAAAGCATTACCAACAAAAGCTAACCACACAACTTAGTGCCGGAACAAAAACAACAGTCAACCTGAGTATGGACGGTGTACTACTGGAAGAAGGAGGGACCGGAGGATTCCAAGTAGACCAATGGAAAGAGCAGAATGACAGCATCCATATACCATTAAACTGA
- a CDS encoding ABC transporter ATP-binding protein — MIELQGITKSFGTLQVLKGIDLMIEKGEVVSIVGPSGAGKTTLLQIIGTLDKADTGTILLNGTEVSCLKEKELSAFRNRQIGFVFQFHQLLPEFTALENVMIPALIAGTSSSEAMRKAKETLAFLGLSERASHKPAELSGGEKQRVAVARALINNPAVILADEPSGSLDTRNKEELHQLFFDLRDKLGQTFVIVTHDENLARLTDRTIHMVDGRISLKI, encoded by the coding sequence ATGATAGAATTACAGGGAATAACGAAGAGTTTCGGGACATTGCAGGTACTGAAAGGTATTGACTTGATGATAGAAAAAGGAGAGGTGGTAAGTATTGTAGGTCCCAGTGGTGCGGGGAAAACTACATTATTGCAGATCATAGGAACGTTAGATAAGGCGGATACGGGTACTATTTTACTGAATGGTACAGAAGTGAGTTGTTTGAAGGAAAAAGAGTTGTCGGCTTTTCGTAACCGGCAGATTGGCTTTGTGTTTCAGTTCCACCAGTTACTTCCCGAGTTCACGGCTTTAGAGAATGTGATGATTCCTGCGTTGATAGCAGGTACATCTTCTTCCGAAGCTATGCGGAAAGCCAAAGAAACGCTAGCTTTTTTGGGGTTGTCCGAACGTGCTTCGCACAAACCGGCTGAATTGTCGGGAGGGGAGAAGCAACGGGTGGCGGTAGCGCGTGCATTAATAAACAACCCGGCGGTTATCCTTGCGGATGAGCCGTCGGGCAGTCTGGATACCCGCAATAAAGAGGAACTTCATCAGTTGTTCTTTGATTTGCGTGATAAATTAGGCCAAACTTTTGTTATTGTTACTCATGATGAAAATTTGGCTCGTTTGACGGACCGTACTATTCACATGGTAGATGGCAGGATTTCTTTGAAAATTTAA
- a CDS encoding ThiF family adenylyltransferase has translation MNEINIEWQQRTELLLGKDKMKRLRHAHVLVVGLGGVGAYAAEMICRAGVGRMTIVDADIVQPSNINRQLSALYSTMGRPKAEILAERFRDINPDLELTVLVEYLKDERIPELLDSAKFDFVVDAIDTVAPKCYLIYNVLQRRLPIVSSMGAGAKWDITQVRFADLWDTYHCGLSKAVRKRLQKMGMKRKLPVVFSTEQADQDAVILVDDEKNKKSTAGTVSYMPAVFGCYLAEYVIRRI, from the coding sequence ATGAACGAAATTAATATAGAGTGGCAGCAACGTACGGAGTTGTTGCTAGGAAAAGATAAGATGAAACGCCTGCGTCACGCTCATGTGCTGGTGGTAGGTTTGGGTGGAGTTGGAGCGTATGCTGCCGAGATGATTTGTCGTGCAGGAGTAGGCCGTATGACAATTGTGGATGCAGACATTGTGCAGCCCAGTAATATTAATCGTCAGCTTTCGGCCCTTTACTCTACTATGGGACGTCCCAAAGCGGAAATTTTGGCGGAACGTTTCCGTGATATTAATCCTGATTTGGAATTGACTGTATTGGTGGAGTATCTGAAAGATGAGCGTATTCCGGAATTGCTGGACAGTGCAAAATTTGATTTTGTGGTGGATGCCATTGATACGGTAGCTCCTAAATGTTACCTTATATATAATGTGCTTCAACGTCGTCTGCCCATTGTGAGTAGTATGGGGGCCGGTGCTAAATGGGATATTACTCAGGTTCGTTTTGCCGATTTATGGGATACTTACCATTGCGGATTAAGCAAAGCCGTGCGGAAGCGTTTGCAGAAAATGGGGATGAAGCGAAAACTTCCGGTTGTATTTAGTACAGAGCAGGCCGATCAGGATGCGGTGATATTGGTAGATGATGAGAAAAATAAGAAATCTACTGCCGGAACCGTGAGTTATATGCCGGCAGTCTTTGGCTGTTATCTGGCGGAGTATGTGATAAGAAGAATTTGA